In one Geoglobus acetivorans genomic region, the following are encoded:
- the trpB gene encoding tryptophan synthase subunit beta: MRFGEFGGRFVPEMLIPPLEELEEKYEELKESEEFRRELDYLLRSYAGRPTPLYYARNLSKKTGGARIYLKREDLLHSGAHKINNTLGQALLAKHMGKSRLIAETGAGQHGVATAMAGAKLGLKVDVYMGAEDVERQRQNVFRMKLLGANVIPVKSGSRTLKDAINEALRDWSRSFEHSHYLIGSVVGPHPYPTIVRDFQSVIGKEIKAQILETEGCLPKAIIACVGGGSNAIGAFHEFIEDREVRLIGVEAGGKSIESGEHAASLSAGEKGVLHGMLSYFLQDEDGQILDTHSISAGLDYPGVGPEHAWLMETGRAEYVTASDGEALSAFMELSRTEGIIPALESAHALAYGMKLAEQLDRDDAIVVNLSGRGDKDMGIVMEVLENA, encoded by the coding sequence ATGAGATTTGGCGAGTTTGGAGGAAGGTTTGTCCCCGAGATGCTCATACCTCCGCTCGAGGAGCTGGAGGAGAAGTACGAGGAGCTTAAGGAAAGTGAGGAGTTCAGGAGAGAGCTTGATTACCTGCTGAGGAGCTACGCAGGAAGGCCCACCCCGCTTTACTATGCCAGGAATCTGAGCAAAAAAACTGGTGGGGCGAGGATATACCTGAAGAGGGAGGATCTGCTACACAGCGGAGCGCACAAGATAAACAACACTCTCGGCCAGGCTCTTCTCGCGAAACACATGGGGAAGAGCAGGCTCATAGCTGAGACGGGAGCGGGCCAGCATGGTGTTGCCACTGCGATGGCCGGAGCGAAGCTCGGACTGAAGGTGGACGTGTACATGGGAGCTGAGGACGTTGAGAGGCAGAGGCAGAACGTGTTCAGGATGAAGCTGCTTGGAGCGAACGTCATTCCTGTTAAAAGCGGAAGCAGAACCCTCAAGGATGCGATAAACGAGGCCCTGAGGGACTGGAGCAGGAGCTTTGAACATTCCCACTACCTCATTGGCTCTGTGGTAGGTCCCCACCCCTATCCCACAATCGTCAGGGACTTTCAGTCCGTTATCGGGAAAGAGATCAAAGCCCAGATCCTCGAAACCGAGGGCTGCCTGCCGAAGGCGATAATTGCGTGCGTCGGTGGAGGGAGCAACGCCATCGGTGCGTTTCACGAGTTCATCGAAGACAGAGAGGTGAGGCTGATAGGTGTTGAGGCTGGAGGAAAGAGCATCGAGAGCGGGGAGCATGCTGCAAGCCTCAGTGCAGGAGAGAAGGGTGTGCTGCATGGAATGCTATCCTACTTCCTTCAGGATGAGGATGGTCAGATTCTCGACACCCACAGCATTTCTGCCGGGCTTGATTATCCGGGAGTAGGGCCAGAGCATGCGTGGCTCATGGAAACAGGAAGGGCGGAGTACGTGACAGCATCAGACGGGGAAGCATTATCGGCCTTCATGGAGCTGTCAAGGACCGAAGGGATAATTCCAGCACTCGAATCTGCCCACGCTCTGGCATATGGGATGAAACTCGCGGAGCAGCTTGACAGGGACGATGCAATCGTGGTGAACCTCTCCGGCAGGGGGGACAAGGATATGGGCATAGTTATGGAGGTGCTGGAAAATGCTTGA
- a CDS encoding phosphoribosylanthranilate isomerase, with amino-acid sequence MIVKVCGIRSIEELEFVERYADFAGVVMDSSSKRFVDYGVAREIIEVASIPVFAVLTCSSFDDACRTAGKINAECLQIHSGIFPVSDFLMLKDHGFRLIKAFRIPKRSRDFRRDAENTVRRIEQYKPDFALLDTGRGTGELHDLRVSREVAKVERVILAGGLNPGNVRSAVEFVKPIGVDVSGGVERNGRKDESLVRRFVKNVKAGISERVIR; translated from the coding sequence ATGATCGTGAAGGTATGCGGCATAAGGAGCATCGAGGAGCTCGAGTTCGTTGAGAGGTACGCAGATTTTGCCGGAGTCGTTATGGACAGCAGCTCTAAAAGATTTGTAGATTATGGGGTGGCAAGAGAAATAATCGAGGTGGCATCAATCCCCGTCTTTGCTGTTCTCACATGCAGCAGCTTCGATGATGCCTGCAGAACCGCAGGGAAAATAAACGCAGAATGTCTGCAGATCCATTCCGGGATTTTTCCTGTGAGTGATTTTCTAATGCTGAAAGACCACGGATTCAGGCTTATTAAAGCGTTCAGGATACCAAAGCGTTCCAGGGACTTCAGAAGGGATGCCGAGAATACAGTCAGAAGAATCGAACAGTACAAGCCCGACTTCGCGCTCCTCGACACAGGGAGGGGCACCGGTGAGCTCCACGATCTCAGAGTGAGCAGGGAGGTGGCAAAGGTGGAAAGGGTGATCCTTGCTGGCGGCCTCAATCCCGGGAACGTCAGATCGGCGGTTGAATTCGTGAAGCCTATTGGTGTTGACGTTTCGGGTGGGGTTGAGAGAAACGGCAGGAAGGACGAATCCCTTGTCAGGAGGTTTGTGAAAAACGTCAAGGCGGGAATCTCAGAAAGGGTGATCAGATGA
- a CDS encoding aminodeoxychorismate/anthranilate synthase component II gives MILVVDNRDSFVWNLVEYVSLFDRVKVVENTVDAGEVRRLNPDGIIISPGPGHPRSKDVGNSPEIILRSDVPVLGVCLGHQLIAHVFGGRVERINPAHGKASVVRHDGKGVFRRVSNPLKAGRYHSLAVTGVPDGFRVTATSDGVVMGIRSRDGLLEGVQFHPESVLTPKKEGLRIIENFVEVCR, from the coding sequence ATGATTCTCGTCGTTGACAACCGCGATTCGTTCGTGTGGAACCTTGTCGAATACGTTTCGCTGTTCGACAGGGTGAAGGTCGTGGAGAATACCGTAGATGCAGGAGAGGTGAGAAGGCTCAATCCGGATGGCATAATCATCTCTCCCGGTCCCGGGCATCCCAGAAGCAAGGATGTGGGCAACAGCCCGGAAATCATTCTCAGGTCAGATGTGCCAGTTCTCGGAGTCTGTCTCGGACACCAGCTTATCGCCCACGTGTTTGGAGGCAGAGTGGAGAGGATAAACCCTGCCCACGGAAAGGCAAGTGTGGTGAGGCACGATGGAAAAGGGGTCTTCCGCAGGGTTTCTAACCCGCTGAAGGCAGGGAGGTACCACTCTCTCGCGGTAACAGGGGTTCCGGACGGATTCAGGGTTACTGCGACCTCAGATGGAGTGGTCATGGGCATCAGGAGCAGGGATGGACTGCTGGAGGGTGTTCAGTTCCACCCGGAGAGCGTGCTCACCCCGAAAAAGGAGGGTCTCAGGATAATAGAGAATTTCGTGGAGGTGTGCAGATGA
- a CDS encoding anthranilate synthase component I gives MRVRRLEPVEPVKLYSVLREESYPFILESADRHSRRARYTYISANPDFVVETGERGTRVDGKLVSKEKNPFRALKSFSLNFSGKRFSGGFVGYIPYDSVLQHIGNEVERSSVFGHYSSFFVFDHLENGLYFFADSDEQIEWAESVVMRARRVDPEFEDCTSEIAGQDSGMEEFVEDVLRAKDHVFAGDVFQVVISREYLVDTDMSPFQAYLNMRRLNPSPYMFCLEFDVALAGSSPETLASVEDGYLKVNPIAGTARRGRNQDEDAEISRKLLKDEKERAEHVMLVDLARNDVRKVCKAGSVEVVRFMEVLKYSHVMHIESEVRGRLRDECDVFDAISACFPAGTLTGAPKIRAIEIIDEIERSKRGVYGGAVGYFSREADFAIAIRMAEFGKKVRVRAGAGIVADSNPEREYLETERKMEAVLRALKVER, from the coding sequence ATGCGCGTCAGGCGGCTCGAACCGGTAGAGCCGGTCAAGCTCTACAGCGTCCTGAGGGAGGAAAGCTACCCGTTCATACTTGAGTCTGCCGACAGACACAGCAGGAGAGCCAGATACACCTACATCTCTGCAAATCCCGACTTTGTGGTTGAGACAGGCGAGAGGGGGACGAGGGTTGACGGAAAGCTCGTTTCAAAGGAGAAAAATCCTTTCAGGGCTCTCAAGAGTTTCAGCCTGAACTTTTCCGGAAAGCGCTTTTCCGGTGGGTTCGTTGGCTACATCCCGTACGACAGCGTCCTTCAGCACATCGGCAATGAGGTGGAAAGGAGCTCCGTCTTCGGGCATTACAGCTCGTTTTTCGTATTCGACCACCTGGAGAACGGGCTGTACTTCTTCGCTGATAGCGACGAGCAGATTGAGTGGGCTGAGAGCGTGGTGATGAGGGCAAGGCGAGTTGATCCCGAATTCGAGGATTGCACTTCCGAAATTGCGGGACAGGATTCGGGGATGGAGGAGTTCGTCGAGGACGTTCTGAGGGCAAAGGATCACGTTTTTGCAGGAGACGTTTTTCAGGTCGTTATCTCAAGGGAATACTTAGTGGACACAGACATGTCCCCATTTCAGGCCTACCTGAACATGAGAAGGCTGAACCCCAGCCCCTACATGTTCTGCCTCGAGTTCGACGTCGCGCTTGCGGGCTCATCCCCCGAGACCCTTGCGAGCGTTGAAGATGGGTACCTGAAGGTCAATCCCATAGCGGGCACTGCGAGACGGGGCAGAAATCAGGATGAAGATGCTGAAATTTCCAGGAAGCTCCTAAAAGACGAGAAGGAGAGGGCCGAGCACGTAATGCTTGTTGACCTGGCAAGAAACGACGTCAGAAAGGTGTGCAAAGCCGGCAGTGTCGAGGTTGTCAGGTTCATGGAGGTGCTGAAGTACAGCCACGTGATGCACATCGAAAGTGAGGTCAGGGGCAGGTTGAGAGATGAGTGCGACGTTTTCGACGCGATCTCCGCATGCTTTCCAGCCGGAACGCTCACAGGGGCGCCGAAGATCAGGGCGATCGAGATCATAGACGAGATAGAGCGCTCGAAGAGGGGAGTTTACGGTGGAGCGGTGGGCTACTTTTCCAGAGAGGCCGACTTTGCAATAGCCATCAGGATGGCGGAATTCGGAAAAAAGGTCAGGGTCAGGGCTGGAGCGGGAATAGTAGCAGACTCGAATCCGGAAAGGGAGTACCTCGAAACTGAGAGAAAGATGGAGGCGGTTTTAAGGGCCCTGAAGGTGGAAAGATGA
- the trpD gene encoding anthranilate phosphoribosyltransferase, with protein sequence MLEHVISPKRMTFDEAYEVFSQLFDENPYRVAGFLSALEVRGYEAEEIAGFARAMIDRAVSLNLGEVTDIVGTGGDGMATVNVSSAAAIILSLFTRVAKHGNRSVTSKSGSADFLEKAGVKIMLDPGEARQLLEKTNFTFLFAPLYHPSMSKVMPVRKSLGIRTVFNILGPLANPARPEKILLGVSEEVLAEKIAVALNILGVERAAVVHGYPIDEVSPSGRTLVWEVDGDRLESYTVTPEYFGMKRCRLIPCLSAEESVERVRAVFSGNGLEEDRKFILLNASLALYICGFDDFIEAREVAESTLDGSAMKKLEEIACASGGSNR encoded by the coding sequence ATGCTTGAACACGTAATCTCACCCAAGAGGATGACGTTCGATGAAGCGTACGAGGTGTTCTCGCAACTTTTTGACGAAAATCCCTACAGAGTTGCAGGTTTTCTTTCAGCCCTCGAGGTGAGGGGTTATGAGGCGGAGGAGATTGCAGGGTTCGCAAGGGCGATGATTGACCGTGCCGTCTCTCTGAACCTGGGTGAGGTTACGGACATTGTTGGAACAGGTGGTGACGGAATGGCCACAGTAAACGTGAGCAGTGCCGCAGCAATCATCCTATCGCTGTTTACAAGGGTGGCAAAGCACGGTAACAGGTCTGTAACATCGAAAAGCGGTTCGGCAGACTTTCTCGAAAAAGCTGGAGTTAAAATAATGCTCGACCCGGGTGAAGCGAGGCAACTGCTCGAGAAAACAAACTTCACGTTCCTCTTCGCACCGCTCTACCACCCGTCCATGTCGAAAGTGATGCCCGTCAGGAAGAGCTTAGGAATAAGGACTGTTTTCAACATTCTGGGCCCCCTCGCAAATCCCGCAAGGCCAGAAAAGATTCTGCTCGGCGTGAGTGAGGAGGTGCTGGCGGAAAAGATCGCCGTGGCTCTGAACATCCTCGGCGTTGAGCGGGCAGCGGTCGTGCACGGCTATCCGATTGACGAGGTCAGTCCATCCGGAAGAACTCTCGTGTGGGAGGTTGACGGTGACAGGCTGGAGAGCTACACTGTAACTCCCGAGTACTTCGGCATGAAGAGGTGCAGGCTCATTCCATGCCTATCAGCTGAGGAGAGCGTGGAGAGAGTTAGAGCGGTTTTTTCGGGAAACGGTCTGGAGGAGGACAGGAAGTTCATCCTGCTGAACGCATCTCTCGCACTCTACATCTGTGGTTTTGACGACTTCATCGAGGCGAGAGAGGTGGCAGAGAGCACCCTCGATGGCAGTGCCATGAAAAAGCTGGAGGAAATAGCATGCGCGTCAGGCGGCTCGAACCGGTAG
- the trpC gene encoding indole-3-glycerol phosphate synthase TrpC, with translation MRKYLSKMIKLRKQEKLNAVIAEIKVHSPKHGDLLGGRKIQDILRTYERCDVAGISYITERDHFRGDFRTFREICRNTDLPVLRKDFVTSVDEVERTAEAEGSALLLIAGLLGERTAELVDACNDHGIEALVEVHSPEDVELANEVSAKLVGINNRDISKLELDDGSVEVTERLAPLLKSPALKVSESGIFTLDHLSRALKHADAVLVGTAFMVAENMEGKVRQFVRGVEDA, from the coding sequence ATGAGAAAATACCTATCAAAAATGATTAAGCTTAGAAAACAGGAGAAGCTCAACGCGGTGATAGCCGAGATCAAGGTCCACTCCCCCAAGCACGGAGACCTGCTGGGAGGCAGGAAAATCCAGGACATCCTGAGAACATACGAGAGGTGCGACGTTGCGGGAATATCCTACATAACTGAAAGGGATCACTTCAGAGGAGACTTCAGGACGTTCAGGGAGATCTGCAGGAACACGGACCTTCCTGTGCTCAGGAAGGACTTCGTAACGAGCGTTGATGAAGTGGAAAGGACAGCTGAGGCTGAAGGTTCCGCACTGCTGCTGATAGCAGGACTTCTCGGCGAGAGAACCGCGGAGCTCGTTGATGCATGCAACGACCACGGAATCGAGGCTCTCGTCGAAGTGCACTCTCCAGAAGACGTGGAACTTGCAAACGAGGTTAGCGCAAAACTCGTTGGGATAAACAACAGGGACATTTCGAAGCTCGAGCTCGACGACGGGAGCGTGGAGGTAACCGAGAGGCTCGCACCCCTGTTGAAATCGCCCGCCTTAAAGGTCAGCGAGAGCGGAATATTCACCCTCGACCACCTGAGCCGCGCTCTGAAACATGCGGATGCCGTTCTTGTTGGCACGGCCTTCATGGTGGCTGAAAACATGGAAGGGAAGGTCAGGCAGTTCGTGAGGGGTGTTGAGGATGCTTGA
- a CDS encoding [protein ADP-ribosylglutamate] hydrolase — MEPEVVLNFGGMAVKLVQGDITAYPAEAIVNAANKYLEHGGGVAYAIARACAGNAAEYTKLSKKAMREQVGRDYIEHGEVVVTPAMRLEERGIKYVIHTVGPICREKWGESLEKKLYLAFEGPLRKADEMGLSSIAFPAVSAGIYGCPLNMVVETFIDAVKTFSGRAKNLREVALVIYDEKSTRVAAEIFRDFL; from the coding sequence ATGGAGCCTGAAGTCGTCCTGAACTTCGGCGGTATGGCTGTAAAGCTCGTCCAGGGAGACATCACGGCATATCCTGCCGAGGCCATTGTCAATGCGGCAAACAAATACCTTGAGCACGGAGGTGGAGTGGCTTACGCAATCGCGAGGGCATGTGCGGGAAATGCTGCTGAATACACGAAGCTCAGCAAAAAGGCGATGAGGGAGCAGGTTGGCAGGGATTACATAGAGCACGGTGAGGTCGTCGTTACTCCAGCTATGAGGCTCGAGGAGAGGGGGATAAAGTACGTCATCCACACCGTCGGACCAATCTGCAGGGAAAAGTGGGGCGAGAGCCTTGAGAAAAAACTCTACCTGGCGTTTGAGGGGCCGTTGAGAAAGGCTGATGAAATGGGGCTTTCAAGTATCGCCTTCCCTGCGGTGAGTGCAGGTATTTACGGCTGCCCCCTGAACATGGTCGTTGAAACATTTATCGATGCTGTGAAGACTTTTTCTGGCAGAGCCAAGAATCTCAGAGAGGTAGCTCTGGTCATCTATGACGAAAAGTCTACAAGAGTTGCTGCGGAGATTTTCAGGGATTTCCTCTAA
- the larB gene encoding nickel pincer cofactor biosynthesis protein LarB, translating into MKEEEFQELLKRLDGKKISRIFLSKLSENINIDHLRHLRAGKPEAVLAEFKSKEEVVEIAKNAVEEKRPILFTRLSEEQMVELEKLGLNINKKARTAGYLKLHENTGKVAIFSAGSSDACVAEEAKETAEFLGLEVLKFYDVGVAGIHRLIEPLEILSEEDVDSIIVVAGMEGALPSVIAGVVDLPVIAVPTSVGYGTNLGGITTLFSMLQSCSSGVAVVNIDNGFGAAVFAYLISRRIRGNP; encoded by the coding sequence ATGAAAGAGGAGGAGTTTCAGGAACTCCTGAAAAGGCTGGACGGGAAAAAAATTTCCAGAATATTTCTTTCAAAATTATCTGAAAACATAAACATCGACCATCTGAGACACCTGAGAGCAGGTAAACCAGAGGCGGTTCTCGCTGAGTTCAAATCAAAGGAGGAGGTCGTTGAAATCGCAAAAAATGCCGTTGAAGAGAAAAGACCAATCCTCTTCACCAGGCTGAGTGAAGAACAGATGGTTGAGCTGGAGAAGCTCGGTCTGAACATCAACAAAAAAGCAAGAACTGCAGGGTATCTGAAACTTCACGAAAATACGGGAAAGGTGGCCATTTTCTCTGCCGGGAGTTCGGATGCATGTGTTGCTGAGGAAGCAAAGGAAACTGCAGAATTCCTCGGTCTTGAGGTGCTGAAGTTCTACGATGTTGGCGTTGCAGGAATACACAGGCTGATCGAACCCCTCGAAATTCTGTCTGAAGAGGATGTGGACTCGATCATAGTTGTTGCCGGAATGGAGGGGGCTCTGCCATCGGTGATTGCCGGAGTGGTTGACTTACCCGTCATAGCCGTACCAACATCTGTGGGATACGGCACGAATCTGGGCGGGATCACAACGCTATTTTCCATGCTACAGAGCTGTTCCTCAGGTGTCGCTGTTGTAAACATCGACAACGGATTCGGGGCGGCGGTTTTTGCGTACCTCATTTCAAGAAGAATTAGAGGAAATCCCTGA
- the carB gene encoding carbamoyl-phosphate synthase large subunit, whose product MPKREDIRKILVIGSGPIVIGQAAEFDYSGSQACKALREEGYEVVLVNSNPATIMTDPDMADRTYIEPLTPDVFEKIIERERPDALLPTLGGQTGLNLAVQLYEEGILGRYGVQLIGANIDAIKKAEDRDLFRKAMENIGLDVPRSEIAESVDEALEIAEGLGYPVVVRPAFTLGGTGGGIAYNRDELKEIAERGIELSMINQVLIEESVIGWKEFELEVMRDKADNVVIICSIENFDPMGVHTGDSITVAPAQTLTDQEYQALRDYAIKIIREIGVETGGSNIQFAVHPENGRILAIEMNPRVSRSSALASKATGFPIAKIAAKLAVGYTLDEIPNDITKETPASFEPTIDYVVVKIPRFAFDKFPTADKTLGTQMKSVGEVMAIGRTFEEALQKAIRSLEIGRFGLGSDGKDRKPSKDKIIQKLITPNHQRVFYIKYALENGFSVEEIAEITRIDPWFIEKIENIIRVEKELKELAKRCSIDDLDPEVLKKAKQYGFSDVQLARIFNTTEKEVRKARKKKGLISTFKMVDTCAAEFEAKTPYYYSTYEFENDAAPTERKKVMILGSGPNRIGQGIEFDYCCVHAVLSAKEEGFETIMVNNNPETVSTDYDTSDRLYFEPITHEDVMDIYENERPEGVFVQFGGQTPLNIARQLEESGARILGTSVDSIDLAEDREKFAEICTRLGIPQPENGIAYSIEEAKRIAGQIGYPVLVRPSYVLGGRAMEIIYDEETLERYIEEAIEVSPEKPILIDKFLEDAIEIEVDALCDGEDVFIGGIMEHIEEAGVHSGDSACVLPPQSVSKHIIDTVIDYTRKLALELGVVGLLNIQYAVKDEKVYILEANPRASRTVPFVSKVTGIPLAKIAAKLMLGKKLRDFNLKERIFPKHVAVKEVVFPFIKLPGVDPVLGPEMKSTGEVMGVDYDFGVAYYKAQLAAGMRLPLEGTVFVSLRKEDRPKIIQAIKKLDEMGFRILATDGTADFLRKNGIDAEIVLKVSQGRPNIIDKIINREIDFIINTPSGKRGKTEGFMIRRTAVDHGVPYITTVSGAIAAVKGMEAMRRAQMTIKSIQEYHGEFE is encoded by the coding sequence ATGCCGAAAAGAGAAGATATCAGGAAAATTCTGGTCATTGGTAGCGGGCCGATAGTAATCGGTCAGGCTGCAGAATTCGATTACTCGGGGAGTCAGGCGTGCAAGGCCCTGAGAGAAGAGGGTTATGAGGTCGTGCTTGTCAACTCAAACCCTGCGACGATTATGACAGACCCCGACATGGCGGACAGAACCTACATTGAGCCGCTCACACCGGATGTCTTTGAAAAGATAATTGAAAGAGAAAGGCCCGACGCACTATTACCTACGCTTGGCGGTCAGACGGGATTGAATCTTGCTGTTCAGCTTTACGAGGAGGGAATTCTCGGACGGTATGGTGTCCAGCTGATAGGTGCAAATATAGACGCAATAAAAAAGGCGGAAGACAGGGACCTCTTCAGAAAGGCCATGGAAAACATAGGACTTGACGTCCCGAGAAGCGAAATTGCGGAAAGTGTTGATGAAGCTCTTGAAATTGCGGAGGGACTTGGATACCCTGTTGTTGTCAGACCTGCATTCACTCTTGGAGGAACGGGAGGAGGAATTGCCTACAACAGGGACGAGCTGAAGGAGATAGCAGAGAGAGGAATAGAGCTTTCAATGATAAACCAGGTGCTGATAGAGGAGAGCGTTATCGGCTGGAAGGAGTTCGAGCTTGAGGTGATGAGAGATAAAGCAGACAACGTCGTCATCATTTGCTCGATCGAGAACTTCGACCCCATGGGAGTGCATACTGGGGACAGCATAACGGTCGCTCCCGCCCAAACCCTGACGGATCAGGAATACCAGGCTCTGAGAGATTACGCAATAAAGATAATTAGAGAAATAGGAGTCGAGACGGGAGGAAGCAACATTCAGTTTGCAGTACACCCGGAAAACGGGAGAATTCTGGCAATAGAGATGAACCCGAGAGTCAGCAGAAGCTCTGCTCTCGCTTCTAAGGCAACGGGATTCCCCATAGCAAAGATTGCTGCAAAGCTCGCTGTGGGCTACACGCTCGATGAAATTCCCAACGACATAACGAAGGAAACCCCTGCAAGCTTCGAGCCCACGATAGATTATGTCGTTGTGAAAATCCCCAGGTTTGCGTTTGACAAATTCCCGACTGCGGACAAAACCCTCGGAACCCAGATGAAAAGCGTTGGCGAAGTAATGGCGATAGGGAGGACGTTTGAGGAGGCACTTCAGAAAGCAATCAGAAGCCTCGAAATCGGGCGGTTTGGGCTTGGATCCGATGGCAAGGACAGGAAACCATCAAAGGACAAAATAATTCAGAAGCTCATCACTCCAAACCATCAGAGAGTATTTTACATAAAATACGCTCTCGAAAACGGTTTTTCCGTTGAAGAAATTGCAGAAATTACCAGAATCGATCCCTGGTTTATCGAGAAAATTGAGAACATAATTAGAGTCGAAAAGGAGCTGAAAGAACTTGCAAAAAGATGTTCCATAGACGATCTTGACCCTGAGGTTCTCAAGAAGGCCAAACAGTACGGTTTCAGTGATGTTCAGCTTGCACGCATATTCAACACAACCGAAAAGGAAGTCCGAAAAGCCAGGAAGAAAAAAGGCCTGATTTCCACCTTTAAAATGGTGGACACCTGCGCAGCAGAGTTCGAAGCAAAGACACCCTATTACTATTCAACATACGAGTTCGAGAACGATGCTGCTCCAACGGAGAGAAAGAAGGTCATGATTCTGGGCAGTGGTCCAAACAGGATCGGTCAGGGTATTGAATTCGACTACTGCTGTGTTCATGCAGTGTTGAGTGCAAAGGAGGAGGGTTTCGAAACAATCATGGTCAACAACAATCCGGAAACCGTCTCAACAGACTACGACACCTCTGACAGGCTTTACTTCGAACCCATAACGCATGAAGATGTCATGGACATATACGAGAACGAAAGACCAGAGGGTGTATTCGTCCAGTTTGGTGGCCAGACACCGCTCAACATAGCGAGGCAGCTTGAAGAGAGTGGTGCAAGGATTCTTGGCACGTCGGTGGACTCCATAGACCTTGCAGAAGACAGGGAAAAGTTCGCAGAGATATGCACGAGGCTCGGAATACCCCAGCCAGAAAACGGTATAGCATACAGCATCGAAGAGGCAAAGAGAATAGCGGGACAGATCGGATACCCCGTGCTTGTAAGACCCAGCTACGTGCTTGGAGGAAGGGCGATGGAAATAATCTACGACGAGGAAACGCTTGAAAGATACATTGAAGAGGCTATTGAGGTCAGCCCTGAAAAACCAATCCTCATCGACAAGTTCTTGGAAGATGCGATTGAGATAGAGGTTGACGCCCTCTGCGATGGCGAGGACGTTTTCATTGGAGGAATAATGGAGCATATTGAGGAAGCTGGAGTCCACAGCGGTGATTCAGCCTGTGTACTGCCACCCCAGAGTGTTTCGAAACACATAATCGATACGGTGATAGACTACACGAGGAAACTCGCCCTCGAACTGGGAGTTGTCGGGCTGTTAAACATTCAGTATGCCGTCAAGGATGAGAAAGTTTACATCCTCGAAGCAAACCCGAGGGCAAGCAGAACTGTCCCATTCGTGAGCAAGGTTACAGGGATTCCACTCGCTAAAATAGCGGCAAAGCTCATGCTCGGGAAAAAGCTCAGAGACTTCAATCTGAAGGAAAGAATATTTCCAAAGCATGTGGCTGTCAAAGAGGTGGTTTTCCCGTTCATCAAACTTCCGGGCGTTGATCCCGTCCTCGGACCTGAAATGAAAAGCACCGGAGAGGTCATGGGCGTGGATTACGACTTCGGCGTTGCTTATTACAAAGCCCAGCTTGCCGCAGGAATGAGATTGCCGCTTGAAGGCACGGTCTTTGTAAGCCTGAGAAAGGAAGACAGGCCAAAAATCATTCAGGCGATCAAAAAGCTGGACGAAATGGGATTCAGAATACTCGCCACGGACGGGACCGCAGATTTTCTGAGAAAGAACGGAATCGATGCAGAGATTGTTCTAAAGGTAAGTCAGGGGAGGCCAAACATCATTGACAAGATAATCAACAGAGAAATTGATTTCATAATAAACACTCCCAGCGGAAAGAGGGGCAAGACGGAGGGGTTCATGATAAGAAGAACCGCAGTCGATCACGGCGTACCGTACATAACCACAGTAAGTGGAGCCATTGCTGCCGTAAAGGGCATGGAGGCAATGAGAAGAGCACAGATGACCATAAAGAGCATTCAGGAGTACCACGGTGAGTTCGAATGA